In one Erythrobacteraceae bacterium WH01K genomic region, the following are encoded:
- a CDS encoding GMC family oxidoreductase N-terminal domain-containing protein, whose amino-acid sequence MSQYDYIVVGGGSAGSAVAGRLAVDGTRSVCLVEAGGRNNNLLVKTPGFMPFLLKNTNYRYDTVPQKGLNGRIGYQPRGKGLGGSSAINAMVYIRGNRWDYDNWADLGCDGWSYDDVLPWFRKAEANERGADDYHGEGGPLFVSDQKHANPTSRAFVESATRLQLPRNDDFNGEKQAGFGLYQVTQRHGERWSAARAYVEPVRNQPNIDIRTGTLTQRLLIEGGRVTGVMVKRGGRSTLLTARKGVILSAGAFNSPQILMLSGIGPADHLKENGIEVRVDRPAVGSDLQDHIDYVSSWETESRVPIGDSLEGSLRMVKAMVEHRRKRTGIMTTPYAESGGFWTVMPDAPAPDVQWHFVPAMLEDHGREKVKGHGFSLHACVLRPESRGTVRLNSADAADAPRIDPNFLDDERDIATLREGVRLSHRIADAPPLADYAPRDRHEVDLNDDAALDDLIRSRADTVYHPVGTCRMGSDDDAVVDTALRARGVEGLWIADASIMPRLVSGNTNAPSIMIGERCAEFVISAER is encoded by the coding sequence ATGAGCCAGTATGATTATATCGTTGTCGGTGGCGGCAGCGCGGGGTCCGCCGTGGCCGGTCGCCTCGCGGTGGACGGAACCCGGAGCGTCTGCCTTGTCGAGGCAGGCGGCCGCAACAACAACCTGCTCGTGAAGACGCCCGGCTTCATGCCGTTCCTGCTCAAGAACACCAATTACCGCTACGACACCGTTCCCCAGAAAGGCCTGAACGGCCGGATCGGCTACCAGCCCCGCGGCAAGGGACTGGGCGGGTCGAGCGCCATCAATGCGATGGTCTATATCCGCGGCAACCGCTGGGACTATGACAATTGGGCCGATCTGGGCTGCGATGGCTGGTCCTATGACGACGTGCTGCCCTGGTTCCGCAAGGCAGAGGCGAACGAACGCGGGGCCGACGACTATCACGGCGAAGGCGGGCCGCTATTCGTGTCCGACCAGAAACACGCCAACCCCACCAGCAGGGCCTTCGTCGAGAGTGCGACGCGGCTGCAGCTGCCCCGCAATGACGACTTCAATGGCGAGAAACAGGCAGGGTTCGGCCTTTACCAGGTCACGCAGCGCCACGGTGAGCGATGGTCCGCCGCGCGCGCTTACGTCGAACCTGTTCGCAACCAGCCCAACATCGACATTCGCACCGGCACGCTGACACAGCGCCTGCTGATCGAAGGCGGCCGGGTGACCGGCGTCATGGTGAAGCGAGGCGGCCGGAGCACGCTTCTGACCGCGCGCAAGGGCGTAATCCTGTCCGCCGGCGCATTCAACAGTCCGCAAATCCTGATGCTGTCCGGCATCGGACCGGCAGATCACCTGAAGGAGAACGGGATCGAGGTGCGGGTCGACCGACCTGCCGTAGGCAGCGACCTGCAGGACCACATCGATTACGTCTCCAGCTGGGAAACCGAAAGCCGGGTGCCGATCGGAGACAGCCTGGAAGGGTCGCTGCGCATGGTGAAGGCGATGGTGGAACATCGCCGCAAACGCACGGGCATCATGACGACCCCCTATGCCGAAAGCGGCGGCTTCTGGACCGTGATGCCGGATGCACCGGCCCCCGACGTCCAGTGGCATTTCGTGCCGGCCATGCTCGAAGACCACGGACGCGAGAAGGTGAAGGGACACGGCTTCTCTCTCCATGCCTGTGTCCTTCGCCCGGAAAGCCGGGGGACCGTCAGGCTGAATTCCGCCGACGCCGCCGATGCCCCGCGCATCGACCCGAACTTCCTCGATGACGAGCGGGACATAGCGACGTTGCGGGAAGGGGTCCGCCTGTCGCACCGCATCGCGGACGCACCGCCGCTTGCGGACTATGCGCCGCGGGACCGCCATGAGGTCGACCTCAACGATGATGCGGCTCTCGATGACCTGATCCGGAGCCGCGCCGATACGGTCTACCATCCTGTAGGCACCTGCCGCATGGGTTCGGACGATGATGCCGTCGTCGACACGGCGCTGAGAGCGCGCGGCGTCGAGGGCCTCTGGATCGCCGATGCCAGCATCATGCCGCGCCTCGTTTCCGGCAATACCAACGCGCCCAGCATCATGATCGGCGAACGCTGCGCGGAATTTGTTATCAGCGCCGAACGCTGA
- a CDS encoding endonuclease/exonuclease/phosphatase family protein, protein MELTFASYNIHKAVGVDRKRDPLRIIAVLREIDADIIALQEADLRFGARASVLPRAALQDTDWKVVDVAKRPQSIGWHGNALLVRRGIDIVHGEPLDLPTLEPRGAVCAELACDGKRFRVAGMHLDLSGLRRREQFHAVLKHLEDARPCCPEVLMGDFNQWQSQRGAIRAFGEEWRVLAPGPSFPSRRPVARLDRMVVSASWDVLSQDVHQSALSHVASDHLPICAKLRLP, encoded by the coding sequence TTGGAACTGACCTTCGCCAGCTACAACATCCACAAGGCTGTGGGTGTGGACCGCAAGCGGGACCCGCTGCGCATCATTGCCGTGCTTCGCGAAATCGACGCCGATATCATCGCCCTGCAGGAAGCGGACCTGCGGTTCGGAGCGCGGGCCAGCGTCCTGCCGCGTGCCGCCCTGCAGGATACCGACTGGAAGGTGGTGGACGTCGCCAAGCGCCCGCAAAGTATCGGTTGGCACGGGAATGCCCTGCTGGTGCGCCGCGGCATCGATATCGTGCACGGCGAACCGCTCGACCTTCCGACGCTGGAGCCTCGCGGGGCTGTGTGTGCCGAGCTGGCCTGCGACGGGAAGCGCTTCCGCGTCGCGGGAATGCATCTCGACCTGTCGGGGCTCCGAAGGCGCGAGCAGTTCCACGCGGTGCTCAAGCACCTGGAAGATGCGCGGCCATGCTGTCCGGAAGTATTGATGGGCGATTTCAACCAGTGGCAGTCCCAGCGGGGTGCGATCCGCGCCTTTGGCGAGGAATGGCGCGTGCTCGCCCCCGGACCCAGCTTCCCCAGCCGCCGCCCGGTCGCGCGGCTGGACCGGATGGTGGTGTCGGCGTCGTGGGATGTGCTGTCACAGGATGTCCACCAGTCGGCATTGTCGCATGTCGCATCGGATCACTTGCCGATCTGCGCCAAGCTTCGGCTGCCGTGA
- a CDS encoding P-II family nitrogen regulator: MKFIIAVIKPFKLDEVREALGGIGVAGMTVSEVKGFGRQKGQTEIYRGAEYSTNMLPKVKLEIAASDDLASQVVETIQQTAGTDAIGDGKIFVFDLSSATRIRTGETGETAL, from the coding sequence ATGAAATTCATCATCGCCGTCATCAAGCCGTTCAAGCTCGACGAGGTGCGCGAAGCACTCGGCGGCATCGGCGTGGCGGGCATGACCGTATCCGAGGTCAAGGGCTTCGGGCGTCAGAAGGGCCAGACGGAAATCTATCGCGGGGCCGAGTACAGCACCAACATGCTGCCCAAGGTGAAGCTGGAAATCGCAGCCAGCGACGATCTGGCGTCGCAGGTCGTGGAAACGATCCAGCAGACCGCTGGCACCGATGCCATCGGCGACGGCAAGATCTTCGTCTTCGACCTCTCCAGCGCCACGCGCATTCGCACCGGTGAAACCGGGGAGACCGCGCTGTGA
- a CDS encoding ammonium transporter, which yields MTFSTNTKGAATMRFRSLVSVAGLSGLAMATPVFAAVPTATDAAAEAAASAVGGGTAYILNTLLFLIGGFLVMWMAAGFAMLEAGLVRAKNTSTQCLKNIGLYSIAGLMFWIVGYNIAYPGFAEGSLGLFGIGGTAYGMQGVGEADLETGYSVASDWFFQMVFCATTASIVSGTLAERIKIVPFFIFVTVLTAIIYPVVVSWEWGGGYLDSVWGFSDFAGSTLVHSTGGWAALVGAIILGPRLGRFVDGKIAVFPGTNIPLATLGTFILWLGWFGFNGASQLAMGTVGDVSDVSKIFVNTNMAACGGVVATIILTQLRYKKADVTMALNGALAGLVSITAEPLAPTVGQSILIGMIGGVIVVFTVPLLDKLKIDDVVGAIPVHLFAGIWGTLVVAWTGDATFMGQLVGVLLTGVWVSLASAVVWFALKFTIGLRPSPEVETAGLDIAETGIEAYPEFARTT from the coding sequence GTGACCTTTTCCACCAACACCAAGGGAGCCGCGACCATGCGTTTCCGTTCGCTCGTTTCCGTTGCCGGTCTTTCCGGCCTGGCAATGGCCACCCCAGTCTTCGCCGCTGTGCCAACTGCGACCGATGCGGCGGCGGAGGCTGCAGCCAGCGCCGTCGGCGGCGGCACGGCCTATATCCTCAACACACTGCTGTTCCTCATCGGCGGCTTCCTCGTCATGTGGATGGCGGCAGGCTTCGCCATGCTGGAAGCCGGTCTGGTCCGCGCCAAGAATACGTCCACACAGTGCCTTAAGAATATCGGCCTCTATTCGATTGCCGGCCTGATGTTCTGGATCGTGGGTTACAACATCGCCTATCCCGGCTTCGCCGAAGGCTCGCTGGGCCTCTTCGGTATCGGCGGCACGGCCTACGGAATGCAGGGCGTGGGCGAGGCGGACCTCGAGACGGGCTATTCCGTCGCGTCCGACTGGTTCTTCCAGATGGTCTTCTGCGCTACCACAGCCTCGATCGTGTCGGGCACACTGGCCGAACGCATCAAGATCGTGCCGTTCTTCATCTTCGTGACCGTCCTCACGGCGATTATCTACCCGGTGGTTGTCAGCTGGGAATGGGGCGGCGGCTACCTCGATTCCGTCTGGGGCTTCTCCGATTTCGCCGGTTCCACGCTGGTGCACTCGACCGGTGGCTGGGCTGCGCTCGTCGGTGCCATCATCCTCGGCCCGCGCCTGGGACGTTTCGTCGACGGCAAGATCGCGGTCTTCCCCGGCACGAACATCCCGCTCGCTACGCTGGGTACGTTTATCCTGTGGCTCGGCTGGTTCGGCTTTAACGGCGCATCGCAGCTGGCGATGGGTACGGTCGGCGATGTCAGCGACGTGTCGAAGATCTTCGTCAACACCAACATGGCCGCATGCGGCGGCGTGGTGGCCACGATCATCCTGACGCAGCTTCGCTACAAGAAGGCCGATGTCACCATGGCGCTGAACGGCGCGCTGGCCGGCCTCGTGTCGATCACCGCAGAGCCGCTGGCACCGACCGTAGGCCAGTCGATCCTGATCGGCATGATCGGCGGCGTCATCGTGGTGTTCACCGTCCCGCTTCTCGACAAGCTGAAGATCGACGACGTCGTCGGCGCCATCCCGGTCCACCTGTTCGCAGGCATCTGGGGCACGCTGGTCGTCGCCTGGACGGGCGATGCGACCTTCATGGGCCAGCTCGTCGGCGTCCTGCTGACCGGTGTCTGGGTCTCCTTGGCCTCGGCGGTGGTCTGGTTCGCCCTCAAGTTCACCATCGGCCTGCGCCCGTCGCCCGAAGTCGAGACCGCCGGTCTGGACATCGCGGAGACCGGTATCGAGGCCTATCCCGAATTCGCTCGGACCACCTGA